Below is a genomic region from Amphiura filiformis chromosome 19, Afil_fr2py, whole genome shotgun sequence.
gcgatactacgcgttacgcgagagtgCGTAAAATTCATAATGTCTGGAACTTTTGTGCGTGTGCAAGCTTGCAAGTTGAATCCCTGGTTGaaatcagtatttttcaggtagcggctaaacattgccgttttacgggccgttttattctgtaggccatagttttattgctgatatcaacagagaaatcatcgaagattttgtaaagatgagtggcaatgattaactgacattcctcatgaaataatcgtgaattatacgatctttagcttctttgcGTCCGgtagcgtctgcgtggtttacttattcgggcagctaaagctgccctcgctaagtaaaccacgcagacgacgcgtcaAGCATCGCTTAtcgttaaacggtgatgaacaacgatgaaacatgattgaatccctaaatacacCATACCTTAAAAATAGTTAGCATAATttgcttactatcaagcacttttgaaaacatgaaattgtatcaaagtctggtgctttaccaactgagttaattaaaagggcatttcacgatccacagcatcatcccccacttttctcaaaaatagtttttttatcactggaaacctctggctacataatgtttatgtacaaaacatttcttgcagattaatttgtttagctaagatatcgtgaaatttgaatttcgttatggtataccagaacgaaattacaacacattgtctatggtaCACTTTATCATGCatatctcgcaaacgcaaaatcggaatcaactgaaattttgggaacaagcttttttcgttgatatctactgaaaatgtcataaaaagaggatgctaggatcacaaaatacacacatttgctcaaaacccttaacacttttgtggatggggctcttcatgtttgcatgattTAAAAgcactcaatagtaagcacatatgctaactatcaagtttttacatgTTCAAATTAAAGATGTTCATAtcatatttttctttttcttttctttcttcacaGTTATCGTGTTCTTCTTGGTTCACCCTCCAATGGCCAAGACACTCTCCCGGACAGAATCAGCGAAAGATTTCACCATGGATGAATTCAGCCTCGCCATCAAAGATTTTATCAACAGCTTTCGTCTCATTTTTGACACTTGTTTCGATCTATTCATTGTACGTTTTCTCATGGCTTTCGCCATCATTATATATCGTAGCAACTTCTCATTCATGGTGCAGGAAGAATTTGATATCACGCCAAAGACAATTGGTCAGCTTATATCATACGGGTCCGTAGTAAGCACTGTAGTGGATATGTTCGCAGGACGAATCGTAAAATTTTACAGCAACGAAACACAGCTACTCTTGCATTTAAGTATCACCCAAGTGTTGACTCTAATAGGGCTTACTTTTGCTGCAAACTTGCCcatgtttgtattttttttaacttgtctatCAGTACAAAACTCTGTAAGCAGAGTGTGCATCACGGATATGAGCGTTAAAAGAAGTAATCAGGAAAATACTGGTGCCTTACTTGGACTTAGTGCCTCCTTGAAGTCAACGGCTCGAGCGATGGCACCATTCATAGCGGGGTTGTCGCTGGAGATTAGTAACAAAGGACCTGGTATTATAGGGATTTCTTCAGGTGTAATAGCTTGTGTGTGTATTGTAACAATATTAAAAAGTAGTGACTCGGATACACACAAGAAAGAAGATTGACACTTACCTGCCCCCTGTGGTTTGGGCccggcataggcgtagatcccggaagATGGGGGATAAATATCCCCcctatattttgccagggggtggtccatacaatcatccccccaatgttgacgcctgtatgtgggtgtctgacaaattaacctcatatttggtcattttaggcccaaaagtgcaaatttttgcacatatttcaacagtttagcttcaaattggtaaaattttccaaccacatcccccaatgtcaagaagaaatctacgccactgtggcCCGGTTTGGGTGGAATGGCCCAGCCCAATCCCACCATACTGAAAGGGGAGGCACCATAGTGTCAcacagggctattccagttaatatcTGCACACctgtatagaagacatgaccttaatcttccacacagggggtgtgaatttcaaatggatttacctgaatgggtgactccatttgaaatctacaccccctgtgtgggagatacatgtcttccataggggagtatggtggatttcaactggaatagcccattgtgtagcATGTGTGAAGCATTATACATGAATCAGGGTGTTTTTTAAATTAGAtatcattgtttaaaaaaaataagaaaatatatgaatacctgagtggaagaagggcccaactccatcaaaactgtttttgagatattaagaaaaaacttaatatttggaaaagttttctagacagaatgtttttatcttcaggggacctttaatacatgaacatacaatattacatacattcaaaattatatataatgtttccatggcaacggtacaggtcttatactgagctggagttgggcccttcttccactaatatactgaaagtgccagttccgtgttataaatagctacagaaattaggtaatcaccattaattgcacaagtagaactcatgtaatatgttagcaagaaagtttatagtagtgaaaagcagatttcatgaatgaacaaaattcctctttaaccctatatttgtggaagaagggcccaactccacggagttgggcctttcttccatgaaaaccatggttaagtgtacatggaaaactatttagagagtggattttggctcatctttcacacataaggaagaacagtctgctggcaataaaatgctgggtctaactcatttttgtaaaaaattggagttgggcccttcttccactcaggtattcatatgtgacatgatcaagggaatgagtcacatgtcgaattctggtcaaaaatgagatttacatatgtttctaaagaggaaatgtagagctttcataaactgaaaaccccatgttgatcgctgaaaacaatacaaaacaaaagaattttaacactttctttgccaatatctcaaaatcaatattagcgacatccgactcatttcccttgatcgtgtcacatatgcatcTTTTGAGTAAGGCATAAGAAATTTTAAATGGTTTCTTCTTTTCTAACAAAAGTGAAAATACAAAGATGTAAAGAATAATCACCAGTTTTTAATTCTTGTATACCATTGTGCTggtcattttgtctttatttttatatattttacaatcTGTACTTTAAAATGTTTGCTGCtaatgataaggccaaaaaaattgtttggttgcccttccaagaaaaaaatttggagggtcggtaggtcgatcctttttttatatttttttatgggCTCTTCCCgcatttttcctccattttgaaaaggatTGTATTGGCGAATCATTTTACGGCTAAAATTTTTgtactgaatttaaatggaaatactgccCATTTTTagtcaaatatgcatttaataaataaaatgagtgaatataCAATGTCCTTGATACTGCCCGGTCGGTCGCTGAAggcaaccaaacatattttttgggcctaatatatatata
It encodes:
- the LOC140140272 gene encoding major facilitator superfamily domain-containing protein 9-like, with product MAVNKALFAEITPKEDRPRVFGQYNACCNTGFILGPLIGGYLSEVEGGFYTVATITSLLFVLNFVIVFFLVHPPMAKTLSRTESAKDFTMDEFSLAIKDFINSFRLIFDTCFDLFIVRFLMAFAIIIYRSNFSFMVQEEFDITPKTIGQLISYGSVVSTVVDMFAGRIVKFYSNETQLLLHLSITQVLTLIGLTFAANLPMFVFFLTCLSVQNSVSRVCITDMSVKRSNQENTGALLGLSASLKSTARAMAPFIAGLSLEISNKGPGIIGISSGVIACVCIVTILKSSDSDTHKKED